One part of the Enterococcus sp. DIV1094 genome encodes these proteins:
- a CDS encoding DEAD/DEAH box helicase family protein: protein MAEAKFEAALIKKLEAEGWTYRKDLSNTSIKTIEHHWREVLNQINAHKLNGVPLSDIEFGLILQELQRIKTPYDAQLLLIGAGGVGSIPITRDDGSSLEVEIFYEDDVAGGRSRYEVVSQVSFTELPKGLSTKRIIDIALLINGIPVCHIEEKDEHLQNQWRAFEQLKGYHGDGLYQGLFAFVQVQFILSQHSAHYFARPNAFENYNKTFVFGWRDENNRDITDAFEFVHQVMGIPALHRLITVNMIPDASSDNLMVMRSYQIQATRQILQRMKDMEASGLIQKEGGYIWHTTGSGKTVTSFKVAQLLASSPRIRNVLFIVDRVDLIDQTLENFKDFAYIHFKKRIKKVNGHELKRELQHKGASQILLISVQGLTKAVKKGLENDDWNVIIMDEAHRSASGDSVKLIKKAFKKTTWFGFTGTPNFYSDEINDIKTSREISTHDIFGKRLHTYSIKDAIGDGNVLGFDVTYFKPHWVIENPVEEFSERDYEKEIYQSDVYRQEVVQDILENWKKTSSGALIAGRREENAFQAMLAVSGKQAVIHYYNIFKAKAPYLNVAMTFSRDESNEHGTKEQNEALKKAIKEYTEKYNVPSILDAKDPARAYMLDITKRLARKKPYNQGNYLDRLDLVIVSDQLLTGFDSKYINMIYMDKMLKEGMLIQAMSRTNRTLDRNSKPHGKVRFYRQGDEMQGFVENALRIYTKGGNDTLEEAEKESADEEGKDLRNDDILAKPQSHQILELEEFIARLKELSGNDFSQIPRGFNDLKEFVNLGLSTQNKVQRLIQQGYELGSEIEELDANNNPTGNMVRLNISSIEEFGALQARLNDARERLPEKERPDLTEIKVGIELYSHQIIDYDMLVELLNTFMDDKSTTNKEAIEKHITPMDEESRQEINEIVDDIESGEITKHFTTETLQSTRMKKRNERRELEIRRWAANNDINSNLILEAYEAYMPGHTLIENPELADIVHRIEQVENIGFFEASEFEDSLLNFFERF from the coding sequence ATGGCAGAGGCAAAGTTTGAGGCGGCTTTGATTAAAAAGCTAGAAGCTGAAGGTTGGACTTATCGAAAGGATTTGTCTAATACCAGTATAAAAACAATTGAACATCATTGGCGTGAAGTTTTAAATCAAATAAATGCACACAAATTAAATGGTGTACCTTTATCTGATATCGAATTTGGTCTGATTCTGCAAGAATTACAACGAATCAAGACACCTTATGATGCTCAACTGTTGTTAATTGGCGCAGGTGGTGTAGGATCGATTCCTATCACACGTGACGATGGTTCAAGTTTGGAAGTTGAGATTTTCTATGAGGACGATGTAGCAGGGGGGCGTTCTCGTTATGAAGTTGTGAGTCAAGTAAGTTTCACAGAATTGCCGAAAGGTTTATCAACTAAGCGTATCATTGACATTGCGTTGTTAATAAATGGTATACCAGTTTGTCATATTGAAGAAAAGGACGAACATCTACAAAATCAATGGCGAGCTTTTGAACAGTTAAAAGGCTATCATGGAGATGGATTATATCAAGGATTATTTGCTTTTGTTCAAGTACAATTTATTTTGAGTCAACATTCAGCTCATTATTTTGCAAGACCGAATGCTTTTGAAAATTATAATAAAACATTTGTATTTGGGTGGCGAGATGAAAATAATAGAGATATCACTGATGCATTTGAATTTGTGCATCAAGTGATGGGGATTCCTGCATTACACCGATTGATTACTGTTAATATGATACCTGATGCCTCAAGTGATAATTTAATGGTAATGAGAAGTTACCAAATTCAAGCAACACGTCAAATATTGCAACGTATGAAAGATATGGAAGCAAGCGGACTCATTCAAAAAGAAGGTGGATATATTTGGCATACCACTGGTTCAGGTAAGACGGTGACATCCTTTAAGGTGGCTCAATTATTAGCCTCATCACCAAGAATTCGAAATGTATTATTTATCGTCGACCGAGTCGATCTTATAGATCAAACACTGGAAAACTTTAAAGATTTTGCATATATCCATTTTAAAAAGCGCATCAAAAAAGTTAATGGGCATGAACTTAAACGTGAATTGCAACATAAAGGTGCTTCACAAATTTTATTGATTTCTGTTCAAGGATTAACAAAAGCAGTAAAAAAAGGATTGGAAAATGATGATTGGAACGTGATTATCATGGACGAAGCCCATCGAAGTGCAAGTGGTGATTCGGTTAAGTTGATAAAAAAAGCATTTAAAAAAACAACCTGGTTTGGTTTTACTGGCACACCAAATTTTTATAGCGATGAGATAAATGATATAAAAACAAGCAGGGAAATATCGACGCATGACATTTTTGGCAAAAGATTGCACACATATTCTATAAAAGATGCTATTGGAGATGGCAATGTTTTAGGATTCGATGTAACTTACTTCAAGCCGCATTGGGTGATTGAAAACCCAGTTGAGGAGTTCTCTGAAAGAGACTATGAAAAAGAAATTTATCAAAGTGATGTCTATAGGCAAGAAGTAGTCCAAGATATTCTTGAGAATTGGAAGAAGACTTCAAGTGGTGCTTTAATCGCTGGAAGACGTGAAGAAAATGCGTTTCAAGCAATGCTTGCTGTCTCAGGAAAACAAGCAGTCATACATTATTACAATATTTTTAAAGCTAAAGCACCATATCTTAATGTTGCAATGACTTTCTCACGGGATGAGTCCAATGAACACGGTACAAAGGAACAGAATGAAGCTCTAAAAAAAGCAATCAAAGAATATACTGAAAAGTACAATGTTCCTAGTATTCTGGATGCAAAAGATCCCGCCCGTGCATATATGTTGGATATCACCAAAAGACTTGCTCGAAAAAAGCCATACAATCAAGGGAATTATCTAGATCGGTTAGATTTAGTAATCGTTTCAGACCAACTATTAACTGGGTTTGATTCTAAGTATATCAACATGATCTACATGGATAAAATGCTTAAAGAAGGAATGCTCATTCAAGCCATGTCTCGAACAAATCGAACGCTTGATCGTAATAGTAAGCCGCATGGAAAAGTGCGCTTCTATCGACAAGGGGATGAAATGCAAGGATTTGTTGAGAATGCTTTACGCATCTATACAAAAGGTGGTAATGATACTTTAGAAGAGGCAGAAAAAGAATCCGCTGATGAAGAAGGAAAAGATTTACGAAATGACGATATATTAGCTAAACCACAGAGTCATCAAATTCTTGAACTAGAAGAATTTATTGCAAGATTGAAAGAACTTTCTGGTAATGATTTTAGCCAAATTCCCCGTGGATTCAATGACTTAAAAGAGTTTGTAAATCTAGGGCTGTCTACTCAAAATAAGGTTCAAAGATTGATACAACAAGGGTATGAATTAGGCAGTGAAATCGAAGAATTAGATGCAAATAACAATCCAACTGGTAACATGGTTCGTCTAAATATATCTAGTATTGAAGAGTTTGGTGCGTTGCAAGCTCGTCTAAATGATGCGAGAGAACGGTTGCCCGAAAAAGAGCGCCCAGATTTAACTGAAATAAAAGTTGGTATTGAACTGTATAGCCACCAAATTATTGATTATGACATGTTAGTTGAACTACTTAATACATTTATGGATGATAAAAGCACGACGAATAAAGAAGCAATTGAAAAACATATTACACCGATGGATGAAGAAAGTCGTCAAGAAATCAATGAAATTGTTGATGACATTGAATCAGGTGAAATTACAAAACATTTTACAACCGAAACGCTCCAAAGTACAAGAATGAAAAAGCGTAATGAGCGTCGAGAACTGGAGATTCGTCGATGGGCTGCAAATAACGATATTAATAGTAATCTTATTTTAGAAGCATATGAGGCGTATATGCCTGGACACACACTAATTGAAAATCCCGAGCTTGCAGATATTGTTCATCGAATTGAACAGGTTGAGAATATCGGGTTCTTCGAGGCGTCGGAGTTTGAAGATTCTTTACTGAATTTTTTTGAAAGATTTTAA
- a CDS encoding ABC transporter ATP-binding protein: MTLKLSQVTAGYGSVKIIKEVSFELNKGENLCILGPNGCGKTTVLKSIAGILSYEGSITIDGKEVRTMKRKEAARKVALLSQFSTTAFDYTVYETVMMGRYTHIKQGLWSVTTAEDREKVMECLELTNLLELKDHPVNQLSGGQKQRVFLAKVLAQDPDILLLDEPNNHLDIKHQLELIGYLKDWGKNQDKTIIGVFHDIRLALSLSDQVLFMKAGQVIKQGPFLETASRKLLKDIFDVDLVKHFKEQSEIWEKLG, encoded by the coding sequence ATGACCTTGAAGCTATCGCAAGTCACAGCTGGCTATGGCTCAGTAAAAATCATCAAAGAAGTCTCCTTCGAGCTGAACAAAGGTGAGAACCTATGTATCCTAGGACCTAACGGCTGTGGCAAGACGACCGTATTGAAATCAATTGCAGGCATCCTTTCCTACGAAGGATCGATCACGATCGATGGAAAAGAAGTCCGAACGATGAAGCGTAAAGAAGCCGCACGAAAAGTCGCTTTACTCAGCCAGTTTTCAACTACTGCCTTTGATTACACCGTCTATGAAACCGTCATGATGGGGCGTTATACGCACATCAAACAAGGACTATGGTCAGTCACGACAGCAGAAGACCGAGAAAAAGTCATGGAATGTCTGGAACTAACCAATCTGTTAGAATTGAAAGACCACCCAGTCAACCAACTTTCCGGTGGCCAAAAGCAACGCGTCTTCCTTGCCAAAGTATTAGCCCAAGACCCAGATATTCTATTATTGGACGAACCCAATAATCATCTAGATATCAAACACCAGCTCGAACTCATCGGCTATTTAAAAGACTGGGGCAAGAACCAAGACAAAACAATCATTGGAGTCTTCCACGACATCCGCTTAGCTCTGTCATTAAGCGATCAAGTCCTATTCATGAAAGCAGGCCAAGTGATCAAACAAGGCCCATTTCTGGAAACAGCTTCAAGGAAACTACTCAAAGATATCTTTGATGTGGATCTAGTGAAACATTTTAAGGAGCAGAGCGAGATTTGGGAGAAGTTGGGGTAA
- a CDS encoding ATP:cob(I)alamin adenosyltransferase gives MKDIYRSPYEAYPFLADDADDLRCDYELHTDRLSSEIGLLRAKCANTPFYEELEKIGELVYHANACVRTKMTITQEEIDWLKSRVDELNAERTNQSGPFFLPQGSERGALAHILRVDCKVIVRLLYRHLYQGKKVDSGLLDFFNLLSGYFFMIAMKFNREDDVTEIPFVSRNYR, from the coding sequence ATGAAAGATATTTATCGAAGCCCATATGAGGCTTATCCATTTTTAGCAGACGATGCAGATGATTTACGCTGCGATTATGAATTACACACCGATCGCTTATCGTCAGAAATCGGCTTGTTGCGCGCAAAATGTGCAAATACCCCTTTTTACGAAGAGTTAGAGAAAATCGGTGAATTAGTTTACCATGCCAATGCATGCGTGCGTACAAAAATGACGATCACACAAGAAGAAATCGACTGGTTAAAGAGTCGTGTCGATGAATTGAATGCAGAAAGAACAAATCAAAGCGGACCATTCTTCTTACCTCAAGGAAGCGAACGAGGCGCATTAGCTCATATCTTACGTGTCGATTGTAAAGTGATCGTTCGTTTGTTGTACCGCCATCTTTATCAAGGGAAAAAAGTCGATTCAGGTTTATTAGACTTTTTCAATTTGTTGTCTGGTTATTTCTTCATGATTGCGATGAAATTCAACCGAGAAGACGACGTAACGGAAATTCCTTTTGTCAGCAGAAATTACCGCTAA
- a CDS encoding FecCD family ABC transporter permease — translation MNKQSRLLIAVVLSIIVVFFGIKIGSVSIPFDTLIQALFSRGDKQLDATIVTILWQVRLPRVVLAFLVGAALAVSGTVMQSLLGNPLASAYTLGVSSGASLGAALIIVSGITLPLFPNFTLPLTGFIFGLATVFIVLMMSQRLDQQLSNQTVILVGMVMTLFVGAMLTIVTALFKDHLQQLVFWQMGSFSGSTWAKIQIFLPILLIGTLALWFSASSLDVLSLGEEEAMISGVDVRTIKLWVMVLAALLAGSAVSFVGVIGFVDLIAPHVIRRYFGASHRWVIPGAALLGGSMMVVGDTISRTLLSPQEIPIGAVTALIGAPFFAYVYFKRK, via the coding sequence ATGAATAAACAAAGTCGGTTGCTGATAGCAGTTGTCTTGAGTATCATCGTAGTATTCTTTGGGATCAAAATCGGGAGTGTATCCATTCCTTTTGATACCTTGATCCAAGCATTATTTTCAAGAGGAGACAAACAGCTAGATGCAACGATCGTCACCATTCTTTGGCAGGTTCGCCTACCGAGAGTGGTTTTGGCGTTTCTTGTAGGTGCTGCGTTGGCTGTGAGTGGAACAGTCATGCAATCCCTTTTAGGCAATCCATTAGCTTCTGCCTATACGCTAGGTGTGTCATCAGGGGCATCACTTGGCGCTGCGTTGATCATTGTCTCAGGGATCACTTTACCGTTGTTCCCGAATTTTACATTACCTCTGACAGGCTTTATTTTTGGTTTAGCAACTGTTTTTATTGTTTTGATGATGAGCCAAAGATTGGATCAGCAATTATCGAATCAAACAGTGATTTTAGTGGGAATGGTCATGACCTTATTTGTGGGCGCGATGTTGACGATCGTCACGGCATTATTCAAAGATCATTTACAGCAATTAGTCTTCTGGCAAATGGGGAGCTTTTCAGGAAGTACTTGGGCAAAAATCCAAATCTTTTTACCCATTTTACTGATCGGGACTCTCGCTCTTTGGTTTTCTGCTAGTAGCTTAGATGTGTTATCTTTAGGTGAAGAAGAAGCAATGATTTCTGGTGTAGATGTCCGAACGATCAAGTTATGGGTCATGGTGCTTGCAGCATTGCTTGCAGGAAGTGCGGTTTCATTTGTCGGCGTGATTGGATTCGTTGACTTGATTGCACCTCACGTCATCCGCCGCTATTTCGGTGCCAGCCATCGCTGGGTCATTCCAGGAGCAGCACTGTTAGGTGGTAGTATGATGGTCGTCGGGGATACGATTTCTCGAACGCTATTATCTCCCCAAGAAATCCCGATCGGCGCTGTCACCGCATTGATCGGTGCGCCATTTTTTGCCTATGTTTATTTCAAACGAAAGTGA
- a CDS encoding ABC transporter substrate-binding protein, producing MKKLSKLVAVLGLSVVFGLSACSNNNDQTSGTAETTTASEVALPTKDRGGEEIEIPEEVDKMVSLVPSVTQVIDDLGSKDQLVAVDTQSPAMTKDIDELPQIDMMAVDAETLISLNPQVIYVSDISLHGSENVWSQVKDAGITVVNIPTSNTIEDIALDVQFIADTLKEHEKGQELVDTMNKEIDEIKEIGETITDKKKVLFEISALPEIYSFGKGVYLNEMIELVGAENVFADQESWIPVTEEAAIASKPDVILTNVNYLDDAVQEILDRESWKDVPAVKNEAVYYIDNAASSLPNHHMTKALKEMALAIYPDEYKSLENE from the coding sequence ATGAAAAAATTATCGAAATTAGTTGCTGTGTTGGGATTGAGCGTAGTCTTTGGTTTAAGTGCTTGTTCAAATAATAATGATCAAACAAGCGGAACAGCAGAAACAACAACAGCTTCAGAAGTTGCTCTACCAACAAAAGATCGTGGTGGCGAAGAAATTGAGATTCCAGAAGAAGTGGATAAGATGGTTTCTCTAGTACCTTCAGTTACACAAGTGATCGATGATCTAGGAAGTAAAGATCAATTAGTAGCTGTTGACACACAAAGCCCAGCAATGACGAAAGATATCGATGAGTTGCCACAAATCGATATGATGGCTGTGGATGCAGAAACATTGATTTCATTGAACCCACAAGTGATCTATGTTTCAGATATTAGTCTGCATGGCTCTGAAAACGTTTGGTCACAAGTAAAAGATGCAGGAATTACTGTCGTGAATATCCCAACTAGTAATACCATTGAAGATATTGCTTTAGATGTCCAATTTATCGCTGACACTTTAAAAGAGCATGAAAAAGGACAAGAATTAGTCGATACAATGAACAAAGAGATCGATGAGATCAAAGAAATTGGCGAAACGATTACAGATAAGAAAAAAGTATTATTTGAAATCAGTGCATTACCTGAAATTTATAGCTTTGGTAAAGGCGTTTACTTGAATGAAATGATCGAACTTGTCGGTGCAGAAAATGTATTTGCAGATCAAGAAAGCTGGATTCCAGTAACAGAAGAAGCTGCGATTGCTAGCAAGCCAGACGTGATTTTGACAAACGTGAATTACTTGGATGATGCAGTGCAAGAAATCTTGGATCGTGAAAGTTGGAAAGACGTGCCAGCGGTGAAAAATGAAGCGGTATACTACATCGATAACGCTGCGAGTTCTTTACCTAACCATCATATGACAAAAGCCCTAAAAGAAATGGCTTTAGCAATCTACCCTGATGAATATAAATCGTTGGAAAATGAATAA
- a CDS encoding DUF443 family protein encodes MISEIKNIIHNDRYKVLITEENEFYLIDADSQLKTLLFAPLGWLGKYEGVKITQRDYDDLIVQKVNEKNSNNSSFLYTLILFLFVLFLRMFIPEDSKYSMITFLIILLGALFIKFYLSYREKQLLHKKIFLETYEKVKIRVVPLIRVDRLLKMILINLLLDGTSIAFSLLYIKRFNLLYMPFLIINFIFLLLLIGRAALTEQKYKVSFN; translated from the coding sequence ATGATATCAGAAATAAAAAATATTATTCATAACGATCGTTACAAAGTTTTGATTACTGAAGAGAATGAGTTTTACTTGATAGATGCAGACAGCCAATTAAAGACGTTGCTGTTTGCCCCACTCGGTTGGTTGGGAAAGTATGAGGGTGTCAAGATAACACAGAGAGACTACGATGATTTGATTGTTCAAAAAGTAAATGAAAAAAATAGCAACAATTCCTCGTTTTTATATACGTTGATCTTATTTCTTTTCGTCCTTTTCTTACGAATGTTTATTCCAGAAGATTCGAAATATAGCATGATCACTTTCCTTATCATTTTACTGGGTGCATTATTCATTAAATTCTATTTATCATACAGAGAAAAGCAACTTTTACATAAGAAAATTTTTTTAGAAACATATGAAAAGGTAAAAATCAGAGTAGTGCCTTTAATAAGAGTGGACCGTTTGTTGAAAATGATTTTAATAAACTTATTACTGGACGGTACCTCAATCGCTTTCTCATTACTGTATATAAAAAGGTTTAATTTGTTATATATGCCTTTTTTAATAATCAATTTTATTTTCTTGTTACTACTAATTGGTCGTGCTGCACTGACAGAACAAAAATATAAAGTTTCTTTCAACTGA
- a CDS encoding VanZ family protein codes for MIQQIGFWESIIDILTLKPVFLVGLLILASFLFWFTKKNKGSFKLVSILSALLLFYYMCVTFFNVFGVPTLYGLNRISGFGENIFNPNINLVPFIDGINTGYILNIICFIPIGFLCPLISPTYRKFSYSLLFGFCTSLLIELSQLFTVARATDIDDLTSNVLGMILGYCLIQVILKMFNHSSNKILDKTTDISWSIPVFVVFIAFINTFFS; via the coding sequence ATGATACAACAAATCGGATTCTGGGAATCTATCATAGATATCTTGACTTTAAAACCTGTATTCTTGGTAGGCCTATTAATTTTGGCAAGTTTTTTATTTTGGTTCACCAAAAAAAACAAAGGTTCTTTTAAATTGGTAAGTATTCTATCAGCACTTTTATTATTTTATTATATGTGTGTGACATTCTTCAATGTGTTCGGTGTTCCTACGCTTTATGGATTAAACAGGATCAGTGGCTTCGGGGAAAATATTTTCAATCCGAATATCAATCTTGTTCCTTTCATCGATGGAATAAATACAGGATATATCCTCAATATTATTTGTTTTATACCAATCGGATTTTTATGTCCGTTAATTAGTCCCACGTATAGAAAATTCAGCTATTCTCTTTTATTTGGCTTTTGCACTTCTTTATTGATTGAACTGAGTCAACTGTTTACGGTAGCTAGAGCAACAGATATCGATGATTTAACTTCAAATGTACTAGGGATGATTTTAGGTTATTGTCTAATTCAAGTAATTTTAAAAATGTTCAACCATTCGTCAAATAAAATCCTTGATAAAACGACTGATATTTCATGGTCAATACCTGTATTCGTCGTTTTTATCGCTTTTATTAATACATTTTTTAGTTAA
- a CDS encoding family 1 glycosylhydrolase codes for MKTDFLWGGSIAAHQSEGGWDQGGKGISNMDLVTKGTRDTPREIHKELKEGFIYPSHTGIDFYHRYKEDIQLFAEMGFTALRISIDWTRIFPNGDDPEPNEQGLNFYENVVDTLLAHGIEPIITFFHFELPANLIEKYQGWTSRKLVALFEKYAKTLFERLNGKVTYWATFNEINHLDPNSKAAEFFTYYISGLKFEELENPKQAIAQIAYNTALASAKVVKLGHQINPEFKIGCVFGINPQYPETCKPETMLNNLLENEKELYQMDVMCRGKFPQYKLKEFSAQGIVIEQQETDAKDFQQGTIDYIGLNYYMSSVTPNEQKENEAFFGGIQNQYLELSDWGWAIDSVGLRYTMNWLYRRYQLPLMITENGLGAEDVLEPGNIVNDDYRIDYLNLHISEMKKAITEDYVECLGYLSWGPIDLVSASTGEMSKRYGFIYVDLDDEGKGTGNRYKKKSFDWYKRVIETNGTE; via the coding sequence ATGAAAACAGATTTTTTATGGGGCGGTAGTATCGCAGCCCATCAAAGCGAAGGTGGATGGGATCAAGGTGGAAAAGGAATTTCCAATATGGATCTCGTGACGAAAGGCACTCGTGACACACCACGAGAAATCCACAAAGAACTGAAAGAAGGATTCATTTATCCTTCTCATACGGGGATTGATTTTTATCACCGTTACAAAGAAGATATTCAACTATTTGCGGAAATGGGATTTACAGCACTAAGAATCTCAATCGATTGGACACGGATTTTTCCGAACGGTGATGATCCTGAACCAAATGAACAAGGCTTGAACTTTTATGAAAATGTAGTAGACACTTTACTTGCACATGGTATTGAACCGATCATCACATTCTTTCATTTTGAATTACCAGCTAACTTGATCGAAAAATACCAAGGTTGGACGAGTCGCAAACTAGTTGCTTTATTTGAAAAGTATGCTAAAACACTGTTTGAACGTCTGAACGGTAAAGTGACATATTGGGCAACATTCAATGAAATCAATCATTTGGACCCGAACTCAAAAGCTGCGGAATTTTTTACGTACTACATTTCTGGTCTTAAGTTTGAAGAACTTGAAAATCCAAAACAAGCAATCGCACAAATTGCTTACAATACGGCACTTGCTAGTGCAAAAGTCGTTAAGCTGGGACATCAAATCAATCCCGAGTTCAAAATTGGGTGTGTCTTTGGTATCAATCCGCAATATCCAGAAACGTGTAAACCAGAAACGATGTTAAACAACTTGTTGGAAAATGAAAAAGAATTGTATCAAATGGATGTAATGTGTCGTGGCAAATTTCCACAATACAAATTAAAAGAGTTTTCAGCACAAGGTATCGTGATCGAACAACAAGAAACGGATGCGAAAGATTTTCAACAAGGAACGATCGATTATATTGGGTTGAATTATTATATGTCCAGTGTCACTCCGAATGAACAAAAAGAGAACGAAGCATTCTTTGGTGGCATCCAAAATCAGTATCTCGAACTGTCAGACTGGGGCTGGGCCATTGACTCCGTTGGCTTACGTTATACGATGAACTGGTTGTACAGAAGATACCAATTGCCGCTAATGATCACTGAAAACGGGCTAGGTGCTGAAGACGTATTAGAGCCAGGAAATATTGTTAATGATGACTATCGGATCGATTATCTCAACCTCCATATTTCTGAAATGAAAAAAGCAATCACCGAAGATTATGTCGAATGTCTCGGTTATCTCTCTTGGGGACCAATCGACCTAGTTAGCGCTTCTACCGGCGAAATGTCGAAACGGTATGGATTTATCTATGTTGACTTGGATGATGAAGGAAAAGGCACCGGCAACAGATACAAAAAGAAATCGTTTGACTGGTATAAAAGAGTGATTGAAACAAACGGAACAGAATGA
- a CDS encoding beta-glucoside-specific PTS transporter subunit IIABC, whose translation MKYEKLNKAIIELVGGKENIVAAAHCVTRLRLTLNNRDLAKTEEIKELDGVIDVVSNDVAYQVIIGTHVTEVYNEFMSLVGLGSGSEVTPEKEKLSWKKIPTAVLSVVSESMTSIIEVLIAAGMIAGILSLLSLTGIVSAESPTYQIFQTLQTSIFTFLPIFFAFSSARRLNVNPYVATVLATTVMSSNITGAEGLSLFGYQLPVIDYSHTFIPILLAIALLKFVTTQLEKVVPKAIQLFFVPAVSLMIVLPVLLTVFGPVGMWIGSGISWVFTLLSENIGYWIVVMLYAAFQPFLIVLGAANFLFPIGLTFFAELGYDPVITGAATISDIAVAGAMIGYFLKTKKEKEKATFGTIGFSAVMGITEPAIFGVFLKYRRPFIAVIVGGGIGGLIAGLAGVKAWTMAWGLAGLPAFLIGGTANFVWMIISCVTAFLLAGAVAYGLGMPQEDKATEKEKSLTKAGQIALENVSSGEVIQLSQVSDSAFASGALGKGFAVIPDEENGEIFAPIAGEVTVVFPTKHAYGIKTEDGVEVLIHVGVDTVNLEGKGFTSYVKVGDQVKTGDVLATVDFSAIQAAGFDPTVMVVVTNSADFLDVVPLADESTNQVLAVII comes from the coding sequence ATGAAATATGAAAAATTAAATAAAGCTATCATTGAACTGGTCGGCGGAAAAGAAAATATTGTAGCTGCTGCCCATTGCGTCACACGTTTACGTTTGACGTTAAATAATCGCGACTTAGCAAAAACAGAAGAAATCAAAGAACTAGACGGCGTGATTGACGTTGTATCTAATGATGTAGCGTACCAGGTCATTATCGGTACGCATGTCACAGAAGTCTACAATGAATTTATGTCATTGGTAGGCTTAGGGAGTGGAAGTGAGGTGACTCCTGAGAAAGAAAAATTATCATGGAAGAAAATTCCAACAGCAGTGTTGTCGGTCGTTTCTGAATCAATGACTTCAATTATCGAAGTGTTGATTGCGGCAGGGATGATTGCTGGGATTTTGAGTTTGCTTTCTTTGACGGGCATCGTTTCGGCGGAAAGTCCAACGTATCAAATTTTCCAGACATTACAAACGTCGATTTTCACCTTCTTACCGATCTTTTTTGCTTTTTCATCAGCTAGAAGATTGAACGTCAATCCGTATGTCGCTACTGTTTTAGCGACGACTGTAATGTCTTCAAATATTACTGGTGCGGAAGGGTTAAGTTTGTTTGGCTATCAATTACCTGTGATTGACTATTCTCATACATTCATTCCGATTTTATTAGCGATCGCCTTGTTGAAATTTGTGACTACTCAGTTAGAAAAAGTAGTGCCGAAAGCGATTCAGCTGTTTTTTGTTCCCGCTGTTTCTTTGATGATCGTATTGCCCGTTCTCTTGACCGTTTTTGGGCCGGTCGGTATGTGGATCGGTTCAGGGATTTCTTGGGTGTTCACATTGTTGTCTGAAAATATCGGCTATTGGATCGTTGTGATGCTTTATGCAGCTTTCCAACCGTTCTTGATCGTCTTAGGTGCTGCGAATTTCTTATTCCCAATCGGATTGACTTTCTTTGCGGAACTAGGCTATGACCCTGTGATCACTGGAGCTGCTACCATTTCAGATATTGCCGTGGCTGGAGCGATGATTGGTTATTTCTTGAAGACGAAAAAAGAGAAAGAAAAAGCGACATTTGGAACGATTGGTTTTTCAGCGGTCATGGGAATCACAGAACCAGCTATTTTTGGTGTTTTCTTGAAATACCGCCGTCCGTTTATCGCCGTGATTGTTGGTGGTGGAATTGGCGGTTTGATTGCAGGATTAGCCGGTGTCAAAGCGTGGACCATGGCTTGGGGGTTAGCGGGATTGCCCGCTTTCTTGATTGGTGGAACAGCAAACTTTGTTTGGATGATCATTTCATGCGTCACAGCATTTCTTCTAGCTGGAGCTGTTGCTTATGGGCTGGGGATGCCACAAGAAGATAAAGCAACTGAAAAAGAAAAATCCCTGACGAAAGCTGGTCAAATCGCACTGGAAAATGTTAGTTCAGGTGAGGTCATCCAGTTGAGTCAAGTTTCAGACAGTGCGTTTGCTTCAGGCGCTTTAGGTAAGGGTTTTGCAGTGATTCCAGATGAAGAAAATGGCGAAATTTTTGCACCGATCGCAGGAGAAGTCACCGTAGTTTTCCCCACAAAACATGCGTATGGAATCAAGACAGAAGATGGAGTAGAAGTATTGATCCATGTGGGCGTCGATACAGTGAACCTTGAAGGTAAAGGATTTACTAGTTATGTAAAAGTCGGCGATCAGGTAAAGACTGGCGATGTGTTGGCAACAGTTGATTTTTCTGCCATCCAAGCAGCTGGTTTTGATCCAACAGTGATGGTCGTTGTCACGAATAGCGCAGACTTTTTAGATGTCGTACCGTTGGCTGATGAAAGTACGAATCAAGTGTTAGCAGTGATTATTTAG